A window of Mesotoga infera contains these coding sequences:
- a CDS encoding alpha-galactosidase, with translation MLKIRVESIKELIVAGGREFKIEEEDLRADYAFSSLPGSSAVLVQVTIRNVSDSPQRVGKVGLIEIQDVSEPVYYNNWQSWFPFKAYWEQPVVEPFVQFADSQGISLLAATPIPEVLREGSRPSDYFIATDELLVGFISSKFSHQYFLWNDESSSIKGVADLFGTRLLPNESIELETMAIYGSDTLWEMLEEYADLIREKNSVEFREFEGIGWCSWYHYFTEITFEELSKNVRLLAEIRDREKIDYRLVQLDDGYQEDIGDWLQTNSKFPQLKEIASEIRGEGFNAGLWIAPFSASETSRLFNEHRNWFVRDDDESPKVAYRNWGKRIFALDSTNPEVLSYLENLIKSIRDSGFDYLKIDFLFAGAIPGRRFDESGTPVQAYRKGMRIIRNSAGKDCFILGCGAPLLPSVGFVDGMRIGSDTAPHWNGEPMDIGVPSARFCLRNAYTRSFMHRRLWLNDPDTIILGDCDLTEEEKRIFALSVGLLDGMMLNSDDMARVDKNGIELLREAISLRGGEPRVFLDGMNGFFAACTRKAPQSNVISFVNLTDTPRHSIKLKEMYRDWSGVIPSVDEVELPCRSIWIQKRRSSTE, from the coding sequence GTGCTCAAAATAAGAGTTGAGAGCATCAAAGAGTTGATTGTTGCCGGTGGGAGAGAGTTCAAGATAGAGGAAGAAGACCTGAGAGCTGACTATGCCTTCTCCAGTCTTCCGGGTTCATCTGCTGTCCTTGTTCAAGTTACAATTCGAAATGTAAGCGATTCTCCACAGAGAGTTGGGAAGGTGGGTCTGATTGAAATTCAAGACGTCAGTGAACCCGTTTATTATAACAACTGGCAGTCCTGGTTTCCCTTCAAGGCCTACTGGGAACAACCTGTTGTTGAACCTTTCGTTCAATTTGCCGATTCCCAGGGGATCAGCCTTCTTGCAGCTACCCCTATTCCAGAAGTTTTGAGAGAGGGGTCTAGACCCAGTGACTACTTCATTGCTACAGATGAACTTCTAGTGGGTTTCATCTCCAGTAAGTTCTCCCATCAGTATTTCCTATGGAACGATGAATCCTCAAGCATTAAGGGTGTTGCGGATCTCTTTGGAACCAGACTACTGCCTAATGAATCGATTGAACTGGAGACAATGGCTATATATGGCAGTGATACTCTCTGGGAAATGCTTGAAGAGTATGCTGACTTGATAAGGGAGAAGAACTCAGTGGAATTCAGAGAATTCGAAGGGATCGGATGGTGCAGCTGGTACCACTATTTCACAGAGATCACTTTCGAGGAACTGTCTAAGAATGTGAGGCTTCTTGCAGAAATCAGAGATCGAGAGAAGATAGATTACAGACTCGTTCAACTGGATGACGGCTATCAAGAAGACATAGGTGATTGGCTTCAAACCAACTCCAAGTTTCCCCAATTGAAGGAGATCGCATCGGAAATCAGGGGAGAAGGGTTCAACGCAGGACTCTGGATAGCACCCTTTTCCGCTTCTGAGACCTCTAGACTGTTCAACGAACACAGAAATTGGTTTGTGAGAGACGATGATGAAAGCCCCAAAGTCGCTTACAGAAACTGGGGAAAGCGGATATTCGCCCTCGACAGTACGAATCCAGAAGTCTTAAGTTATCTTGAAAACTTGATAAAGTCTATTAGAGATTCTGGCTTCGATTACTTGAAGATAGATTTCCTCTTCGCCGGAGCTATCCCGGGAAGGAGGTTTGATGAAAGCGGCACTCCCGTTCAAGCCTACAGAAAAGGAATGCGGATAATCAGAAACTCTGCGGGAAAGGATTGCTTCATTCTTGGTTGTGGAGCGCCACTTCTCCCTTCAGTCGGTTTTGTCGATGGAATGAGGATAGGATCAGATACTGCTCCTCATTGGAACGGTGAACCTATGGATATCGGGGTTCCCAGTGCAAGATTCTGCTTGAGAAACGCATATACTAGATCTTTCATGCACCGAAGACTGTGGCTTAATGATCCCGATACGATCATACTGGGGGACTGTGATCTCACCGAAGAAGAAAAGAGAATCTTTGCCCTGTCTGTGGGATTGCTTGACGGAATGATGCTCAATAGTGATGACATGGCGCGAGTAGACAAGAACGGAATAGAGCTCCTAAGAGAAGCGATATCACTCAGAGGTGGAGAACCAAGGGTGTTTCTCGACGGTATGAATGGGTTTTTTGCGGCCTGTACTAGAAAGGCCCCTCAAAGTAATGTAATTTCATTTGTGAATCTTACTGATACACCGAGGCATTCGATAAAACTAAAAGAAATGTATCGGGATTGGTCCGGTGTGATACCTTCCGTCGATGAAGTTGAGCTTCCATGTAGGAGCATCTGGATACAAAAGAGGAGATCCAGCACAGAATAA